From a region of the Tiliqua scincoides isolate rTilSci1 chromosome 4, rTilSci1.hap2, whole genome shotgun sequence genome:
- the PAK1IP1 gene encoding p21-activated protein kinase-interacting protein 1 isoform X3: MQIYDMKKKIECGALLQHNGTVTCLEFYGSAHLLSGAEDGVMCIWDTKKWECLKSIKAHKGHVTSLSIHPSGKLALSVGTDKTLRTWNLVEGRSAFIKNVKQNAHLVKWSPNGETYVVVIANKADMYKLETASVFGTIVAEKRISSVKFITDCILAIVGDEEFVRLFDCESQKCLCEFKAHENRIKEISSFEMEGFHVLVTASSDGFIKMWSLDLGKINSPPSLLCEVNTKARLTCLAVWLRKDSQTKQTPNETVSSSSQVDEEQPLIKKKKICSTNSDKSPEQDDEQAPKKPSSITVMQKKKKMLQRSK; the protein is encoded by the exons GTACTGTAACCTGCTTGGAATTCTATGGCAGTGCACACTTACTAAGTGGAGCAGAGGATGGTGTAATGTGTATTTGGGACACAAAAAAATGGGAATGCCTGAAATCCATTAAAGCACACAA AGGACATGTGACATCTCTTTCTATTCATCCTTCTGGAAAGTTGGCTTTGTCAGTAGGAACAGACAAGACATTGCG GACATGGAACCTTGTAGAAGGAAGATCTGCATTCataaaaaatgtaaaacaaa ATGCTCATCTTGTTAAATGGTCGCCTAATGGTGAGACATATGTGGTGGTTATAGCTAACAAAGCGGATATGTACAAACTTGAAACTGCTTCTGTTTTTGGTACCATCGTAGCCGAAAAGAGAATATCTTCTGTAAAGTTTATTACA GATTGCATACTTGCTATTGTTGGAGATGAAGAATTTGTACGGTTGTTTGATTGTGAATCACAGAAATGCCTTTGTGAATTTAAAGCTCATGAAAACAG AATAAAAGAAATTTCCAGTTTTGAAATGGAAGGCTTTCATGTTCTGGTGACCGCATCAAGTGATGGATTCATTAAGATGTGGAGTCTTGATCTTGGCAAG ATTAACAGTCCCCCATCATTACTGTGTGAAGTTAATACCAAGGCCAGGCTTACCTGTTTAGCAGTGTGGCTCAGAAAAGATTCACAAACAAAGCAGACCCCTAATGaaactgtatcatcatcatctcaaG TAGATGAAGAGCAGCCACTaatcaagaaaaagaaaatttgttCAACCAACAGTGATAAGTCACCAGAACAAGATGACGAACAAGCACCCAAAAAACCCTCATCTATAACTGTaatgcaaaagaagaagaaaatgttgcAGAGATCAAAATGA